From Primulina huaijiensis isolate GDHJ02 chromosome 15, ASM1229523v2, whole genome shotgun sequence, one genomic window encodes:
- the LOC140958455 gene encoding rho GTPase-activating protein 5-like, which yields MTELMHSPHHLPSSSSSIASSDAIGFSRRNRGNEKLCTLIRGGEEEDQVSVLAVLVTVIRKSLVGCSSTTSGAEEKEIGWPTNVKHVAHVTFDTINGFLGLPVEFEPEVPRRPPSASTTVFGVSTESMQLSFDSRGNRVPVILLMMQQRLYSQGGLKMEGIFRINPENSREEYVREQLNNGVIPDDIDVHCLAGLIKAWFRELPTGVLDSLSPDHVMQALSEDEYTQLVRQLPPTEAALFDWSIHLMADVATMEHLNKMNARNIAMVFAPNMTKMSDPLTALMYAVQVMNFLKTLILKTLRVRKDYTVEVGPTPTPTPQLEPSDEDCHKTMPRPKDLQAKEPPSNHPISFCPQADSKTVNRTHKFQSSIENILPEEKGLNFLEGVNISAVTQLRSSNSNGILGKNQENAFQDELLVLKRPYM from the exons ATGACGGAGCTAATGCATTCCCCACACCATCTGCCTTCATCTTCTAGTTCCATTGCCAGTAGTGATGCCATAGGTTTTTCCAGAAGAAACAGAGGTAACGAGAAGCTTTGTACACTAATAcgaggaggagaagaagaggatCAGGTGTCTGTTTTGGCTGTGTTAGTGACAGTTATTAGGAAATCTTTGGTGGGTTGTAGTAGTACTACAAGTGGGGCAGAGGAGAAGGAGATTGGGTGGCCTACAAATGTGAAGCATGTTGCGCATGTCACGTTCGATACAATCAATGGGTTTCTTGGACTTCCTGTTGAATTTGAACCTGAAGTCCCCAGGAGGCCTCCTAGTGCCAG TACGACAGTTTTTGGAGTTTCCACGGAGTCGATGCAACTTTCATTCGATTCTAGAGGTAACCGCGTGCCTGTGATCCTACTAATGATGCAACAACGCTTGTATTCACAAGGCGGCCTTAAG ATGGAAGGAATCTTCAGAATTAATCCTGAAAATAGTCGGGAAGAGTATGTGAGGGAGCAACTAAATAACGGAGTAATTCCAGATGACATTGATGTTCATTGTTTAGCAGGTCTAATCAAG GCTTGGTTTAGAGAACTTCCTACAGGAGTATTAGATTCTTTGTCTCCGGATCATGTAATGCAGGCACTGTCTGAAGATGAGTACACTCAGCTTGTGAGGCAACTTCCACCAACCGAAGCTGCACTGTTTGATTGGTCGATACATCTCATGGCTGATGTTGCTACGATGGAACATTTGAACAAAATGAATGCTCGAAACATCGCTATGGTTTTTGCTCCGAACATGACAAAG ATGTCTGATCCTCTCACAGCACTGATGTATGCAGTCCAGGTAATGAATTTTCTCAAAACTCTCATACTTAAAACCTTGAGAGTAAGAAAAGACTATACAGTAGAAGTCGGTCCAACTCCAACTCCAACGCCCCAGCTCGAGCCTTCAGATGAAGATTGCCATAAAACCATGCCAAGGCCGAAAGATTTACAGGCCAAAGAACCACCCTCAAATCACCCTATCAGCTTTTGCCCTCAAGCTGACTCGAAAACTGTAAACAGAACTCATAAATTTCAAAGTTCCATTGAGAATATCTTACCTGAGGAAAAGGGTCTCAATTTTCTTGAAGGTGTTAACATAAGTGCAGTGACTCAACTGAGGTCGAGTAATTCAAATGGTATTTTAGGAAAGAATCAAGAAAATGCATTCCAGGACGAGTTATTGGTTCTAAAGAGACCGTACATGTAA